The Hyperolius riggenbachi isolate aHypRig1 chromosome 3, aHypRig1.pri, whole genome shotgun sequence genome window below encodes:
- the LOC137562161 gene encoding piggyBac transposable element-derived protein 4-like, with protein sequence MASSSRRRLSNQTLLDVFADSDSDSDVEYLPESTDSDVPGDLSSESETDSESDGERWEGGVRTWCELECLMQAPPPRFPFTGVPGQKIECDHSPLAYLELFLSDEVIRMIVEETNRYAAQQQGAPRSRFSRSRKWEPVTTDDIWVFLGVIILQGVVGKPLQKWYWTTNKILATPFFGTVMPEYRYSLIMKYLHFGNNEDFDEATHPAPKLKKIWDIYQLIVGNFRSAYLPERDITVDESLMAYKGRLSWVQFIASKRARFGVKSFMLCESQSGYIWNSVVYTGKGTKFAPQYSEYGCATSSVLTLIEPLLDQGYCLTTDNFYTSPELYEHLIQHKTDAYGTVRPNRRHMPPAFSARKLKKGDVVAWQKGKIMALRWRDKRDVCILSTVHNAETVHTTTRGRQEVDKPKAVMDYNHTMGGVDRADAAMTFYPAVRKQQRKYYKKIFRHLLEQCLWNAFVLYKKNSERPVPHHDFVWQMCEAICAKHPPPELARPGRRASYVVNPSRLSGRHFAEYLPATAQKEQPTRRCVVCCSKKGPDGKKIRKETRFYCPDCDVALCVIPCFKVYHTKEVF encoded by the coding sequence ATGGCCTCGAGCTCGAGGAGGCGTCTCTCTAACCAAACGCTGCTGGACGTCTTTGCAGACAGCGACAGCGACAGTGATGTGGAGTATCTGCCTGAGTCGACAGACAGCGATGTCCCAGGAGATCTCTCATCTGAATCCGAGACCGACAGCGAGAGTGATGGTGAGAGGTGGGAAGGTGGTGTACGCACTTGGTGTGAGCTGGAGTGTTTGATGCAGGCCCCGCCCCCTAGGTTCCCTTTCACTGGGGTACCTGGGCAGAAGATCGAGTGTGACCACAGCCCGCTGGCCTACCTAGAACTGTTTCTGAGCGATGAGGTCATCCGGATGATCGTGGAGGAGACCAATCGCTATGCAGCGCAGCAGCAGGGTGCTCCTCGAAGCAGGTTCTCcaggagcaggaagtgggaacctgtCACCACCGATGATATATGGGTGTTCCTGGGCGTCATTATCCTtcagggagtggtggggaagccgctgcagaagtggtactggaccactaacAAGATCCTCGCCACACCATTCTTTGGTACTGTGATGCCAGAGTACCGCTATAGCCTCATCATGAAGTACCTGCACTTCGGGAACAATGAGGattttgatgaggccacccatcctgcACCCAAGCTGAAGAAAATATGGGACATCTACCAGCTCATTGTAGGCAATTTCCGGAGTGCCTACTTACCGGAAAGAGACATTACCGTGGATGAGAGTCTCATGGCATATAAGGGGAGACTCAGCTGGGTGCAGTTCATTGCATCTAAAAGGgcccgctttggggtgaagtcttTCATGCTCTGTGAGTCCCAGTCCGGATACATCTGGAACTCTGTTGTGTACACAGGCAAAGGAACCAAATTTGCACCGCAGTACAGTGAGTATGGGTGTGCTACCTCTTCTGTGCTCACGCTTATagagccattgctggatcaggggtactgtCTTACTACGGACAATTTTTATACCTCCCCAGAACTGTACGAGCACCTGATCCAGCACAAGACTGATGCATACGGCACGGTGAGGCCTAACCGACGCCATATGCCaccggccttttctgccaggaagctgaagaAAGGAGATGTTGTTGCCTGGCAGAAGGGCAAAATCATGGCTCTGCGGTGGAGGGACAAACGGGATGTGTGCATCCTCAGCACTGTGCACAATGCTGAAACTGTGCACACCACTACGAGAGGTCGACAGGAGGTGGACAAGCCCAAAGCAGTCATGGACTACAACCACACCATGggaggtgtggacagggctgatgcgGCCATGACTTTTTACCCGGCTGtccgcaaacagcagcggaaatattataaaaaGATTTTCCGCCACCTACTGGAACAGTGCCTGTGGAACGCGTTTgtactttacaaaaaaaacagTGAAAGGCCTGTACCACACCATGACTTTGTGTGGCAAATGTGTGAAGCCATTTGTGCTAAGCATCCCCCACCAGAGTTAGCTAGACCGGGGCGCAGAGCGTCCTATGTCGTGAATCCCTCACGACTTTCTGGACGCCACTTTGCAGAGTATCTACCAGCGACCGCACAAAAGGAACAACCCACAAGAAGGTGTGTGGTGTGCTGCTCCAAAAAAGGCCCTGATGGGAAAAAAATCCGAAAAGAGACTAGATTTTATTGCCCGGATTGTGATGTGGCACTTTGTGTAATCCCTTGTTTCAAGGTGTATCACACAAAGGAGGTGTTTTAG